Proteins from one Rosa chinensis cultivar Old Blush chromosome 7, RchiOBHm-V2, whole genome shotgun sequence genomic window:
- the LOC112180012 gene encoding auxin response factor 17, whose translation MPPNSHRHTRSRSHSHSHSHSHAPPPPQLVSIDPKIWRACAGNSVTIPTLHSRVYYFPQGHLEHSTSSSSAPVLLSPLVLSQPLILCRIAAVQFLADPTTDEVLAKLLLHPVHSGLSPHHRELSAAAAAEEGEEEDDGGDRVVSFAKILTPSDANNGGGFSVPRFCADSIFPPLNYQAEPPVQTLSVTDLHGGVWDFRHIYRGTPRRHLLTTGWSKFVNHKMLVAGDSVVFMRSSRGGEMYVGVRRAVRASAGGDCGRWSSHIGLKSEEERSGGDGFKTRLSAEAVAEAAEMAAQDMPFEVVYYPKAGWADFVVKAEVVEKALKVFWTAGMRVKMAMETDDSSRMTWFQGTLSSAFVPENGPWKGSPWRMLQVTWDEPEVLQNAKRVSPWQVDFVASTPSLHTVPSLHTVFPPTKRLRAPLNPGLLRNGEEEFMIPITGAANSTMGQFNASLLNYNIFPAGMQGARQDLFCVSNVSHLLNENSPRMCTYNSFGNNNMVPRLKRVSTELNIGSPQSDQLSPDSQSSPHSFGMELDGNRNCNSTKVGRSSFQLFGQTIQLEGIDAVGCTGGGGNIGYNETELLNNQLDLSYTKLLERIDVRVSAVEACTL comes from the exons cacgCGCCTCCGCCGCCGCAGCTCGTCTCCATCGACCCCAAAATCTGGCGGGCCTGCGCCGGCAACTCCGTCACCATCCCCACTCTCCATTCTAGGGTTTACTACTTCCCCCAAGGCCACCTCGAAcactccacctcctcctcctccgctccggttcttctctctcctctcgtCCTCTCCCAGCCCCTTATTCTCTGCCGCATCGCCGCCGTCCAGTTCCTCGCTGATCCCACCACCGACGAGGTCCTCGCCAAGCTCCTCCTCCATCCTGTTCACTCCGGACTCTCCCCTCACCACCGCGAACTGAGCGCCGCCGCCGCGGCGGAGGAGGGAGAGGAGGAGGACGACGGCGGCGATAGGGTGGTGTCGTTCGCTAAGATCTTGACTCCTTCCGATGCTAACAATGGCGGTGGTTTCTCTGTCCCGAGGTTCTGTGCTGACTCGATTTTCCCGCCGCTTAACTACCAGGCTGAGCCGCCGGTCCAGACCCTCTCCGTCACCGACCTGCACGGCGGCGTTTGGGACTTCCGCCACATCTACCGCGGGACTCCCCGGAGGCACTTGCTCACCACCGGCTGGAGCAAGTTCGTCAATCACAAGATgctcgtcgccggcgactctgTGGTGTTCATGAGGAGCTCCAGAGGTGGGGAGATGTACGTCGGGGTGAGGCGGGCCGTGAGGGCGAGCGCCGGCGGCGATTGCGGCAGGTGGAGCTCTCACATTGGGCTGAAGTCGGAGGAGGAACGTTCTGGAGGTGACGGGTTTAAGACGAGGCTTTCGGCGGAGGCTGTGGCGGAGGCTGCCGAGATGGCGGCGCAGGACATGCCGTTTGAGGTGGTGTATTATCCGAAAGCTGGGTGGGCCGACTTTGTGGTGAAGGCAGAGGTGGTGGAGAAGGCATTGAAGGTGTTTTGGACGGCTGGGATGAGAGTCAAGATGGCCATGGAGACTGATGACTCCTCCAGGATGACTTGGTTTCAGGGCACTCTGTCTTCAGCCTTTGTTCCGGAGAATGGGCCTTGGAAGGGATCCCCATGGCGTATGCTTCAG GTTACATGGGATGAACCTGAAGTTCTGCAGAATGCTAAGAGGGTGAGCCCATGGCAAGTTGACTTTGTTGCATCAACACCTTCTCTTCATACTGTACCTTCACTTCATACTGTATTTCCCCCCACAAAGAGACTCCGAGCTCCACTGAATCCTGGGCTGCTGAGAAATGGAGAGGAAGAATTCATGATACCTATAACCGGAGCAGCTAATTCAACAATGGGGCAATTCAATGCTTCCTTGTTGAACTATAACATTTTTCCTGCTGGCATGCAGGGAGCCAGGCAAGATCTATTCTGTGTATCCAATGTGTCTCATTTGTTAAATGAAAATTCTCCTCGGATGTGCACCTATAATTCCTTTGGCAACAACAACATGGTGCCAAGGTTGAAGAGGGTGTCAACTGAGTTGAACATTGGAAGTCCACAGTCTGATCAATTATCACCAGATAGCCAGAGTAGTCCACATTCCTTTGGCATGGAACTTGATGGGAATCGAAACTGCAACTCGACAAAGGTCGGAAGAAGTTCTTTTCAACTCTTTGGTCAGACCATTCAACTTGAAGGTATTGATGCTGTTGGTTGCACTGGGGGCGGTGGCAATATAGGGTATAATGAAACTGAACTTTTGAACAACCAACTGGATCTTTCTTATACCAAACTGCTTGAAAGGATTGATGTTCGAGTCTCAGCTGTTGAAGCTTGTACTTTGTAA